A single region of the Candidatus Syntrophosphaera sp. genome encodes:
- a CDS encoding glycoside hydrolase family 3 protein, producing MNQIEEKVSALLAKMTLEQKIGQILQPERQFITPEEVKKYHIGSVLSGGGSVPGENRPEDWIAMNDAYWAASMEEDEDHLPIPLIYGVDAIHGNTNVLGAVVFPHNIGLGAAHDPDLVERIAATTAKEITATGVEWTFAPTLAVARNDHWGRTYESYSEDPKIVAEYAPRFVKGLQGDFGEDKVIACAKHWVGDGATLHGIDQGDMCISEEELRKIHVPPYRAAIKAGVLTVMVSLSSWFGQKCHGHKFLLTDLLKKELGFEGFVISDWDGIDYLSEDYGEAVVMSLNAGMDMFMVTSRWKEFISHVKTNIANGRIPQERLDDAVRRILRVKYAFGMFDKPRPALRKLSLDHSSFGSREHREVAREAVRKSLVMLKNEDDILPLDKNARILVTGKNAHNRGHQCGGFTVAWQGVNDKAPIETGIYDQAEKEKPRDASDKSADSWGSAIIGGTSVWEGIRNLAPNAVLSSDGSDADPSKHDLAIVVIGEVPYAEMLGDIRVEGLAKGLNIGPGSTSDETLPGEDIPIMKKGPYGSHLYLHELHPEDIATIRNITSKGIPVVAVMICGRPLVIEQELAETKAFVVAWFPGSEGQGVADVLFGDYPMQGKLSFSWPRYDDENWNLGDPGYHPMFPYGYGLEYL from the coding sequence ATGAACCAGATCGAAGAAAAGGTCTCCGCCCTATTGGCGAAAATGACCCTGGAGCAAAAAATCGGCCAGATCCTCCAGCCGGAACGCCAGTTCATCACACCCGAGGAAGTGAAGAAATACCACATTGGCTCTGTCCTGAGCGGAGGCGGATCGGTCCCCGGGGAAAACAGACCCGAAGATTGGATCGCGATGAACGATGCCTATTGGGCCGCCTCCATGGAGGAAGACGAGGATCATCTGCCCATACCCCTGATCTATGGGGTCGACGCCATCCATGGCAACACCAACGTGCTCGGAGCCGTGGTTTTTCCCCACAACATAGGTTTGGGCGCGGCCCATGATCCAGATCTGGTCGAGCGGATCGCCGCCACCACAGCGAAAGAGATCACCGCCACCGGGGTCGAATGGACCTTTGCGCCAACTCTGGCCGTGGCCCGCAATGACCATTGGGGCAGGACCTACGAAAGCTATTCCGAAGATCCGAAGATCGTGGCGGAATACGCACCCAGATTTGTCAAAGGCCTGCAGGGCGATTTTGGTGAAGACAAGGTCATCGCCTGCGCCAAGCACTGGGTCGGCGACGGCGCCACGCTGCACGGCATCGATCAGGGCGACATGTGCATCTCAGAAGAGGAACTGCGGAAGATCCACGTTCCGCCCTATAGGGCCGCCATCAAGGCCGGCGTCCTCACCGTCATGGTTTCGCTCAGCAGCTGGTTTGGTCAGAAGTGCCACGGGCACAAATTCCTGCTCACCGATCTGCTGAAAAAGGAACTGGGCTTCGAAGGCTTCGTGATCTCGGATTGGGATGGAATTGACTATTTATCAGAAGATTACGGCGAAGCGGTGGTCATGTCCCTGAACGCGGGAATGGACATGTTCATGGTCACCTCCAGATGGAAGGAATTCATCTCGCACGTCAAAACCAACATTGCCAACGGCCGCATACCCCAGGAACGCTTGGACGATGCCGTCAGGCGGATCCTGCGCGTCAAATACGCCTTCGGCATGTTTGACAAGCCCCGTCCCGCCCTCAGGAAACTTTCCCTGGACCACTCCAGTTTCGGTTCCCGCGAGCATCGTGAGGTCGCCCGCGAAGCGGTCCGCAAATCCCTCGTCATGCTCAAGAACGAGGACGACATCCTGCCTCTGGACAAAAACGCCCGGATCCTGGTCACAGGAAAGAACGCCCACAACCGGGGCCATCAGTGCGGCGGATTCACTGTCGCCTGGCAGGGCGTGAATGACAAAGCTCCCATCGAAACGGGGATCTATGATCAGGCCGAAAAAGAAAAGCCCAGGGACGCCAGTGACAAGAGCGCCGATTCCTGGGGCTCCGCCATCATCGGCGGAACATCCGTCTGGGAGGGGATCCGGAACCTGGCGCCCAACGCCGTTTTGAGCAGTGACGGCTCCGATGCCGATCCCTCCAAACACGATCTGGCCATCGTGGTCATCGGCGAAGTCCCCTATGCCGAAATGCTCGGCGACATCCGCGTCGAAGGCCTGGCCAAGGGCTTGAACATCGGCCCGGGCTCGACCTCGGACGAAACCCTGCCCGGCGAAGACATCCCCATCATGAAGAAAGGCCCCTACGGATCCCATCTCTACCTGCACGAGCTGCATCCCGAGGATATCGCCACCATCCGGAACATCACTTCCAAAGGGATTCCCGTGGTCGCGGTCATGATCTGCGGGCGCCCCCTCGTCATCGAACAGGAATTGGCCGAAACCAAGGCCTTCGTGGTCGCCTGGTTCCCCGGTTCAGAGGGACAGGGCGTGGCGGATGTGCTCTTCGGCGATTATCCGATGCAGGGCAAGCTGAGCTTTTCCTGGCCCCGCTACGACGACGAGAACTGGAATCTGGGCGATCCGGGCTACCACCCCATGTTCCCCTATGGCTACGGATTGGAATACCTGTAA
- a CDS encoding transposase — MKKTRPQVRYSEEFKRTVVEEIEAGIMNVSQACRYYGIGCAMSVYKWINLYGMNEIKGKKVL, encoded by the coding sequence ATGAAGAAAACACGTCCCCAAGTCCGCTACAGCGAAGAGTTTAAACGCACAGTGGTAGAGGAGATCGAGGCAGGCATCATGAATGTTTCGCAAGCCTGCAGATATTATGGGATCGGCTGCGCGATGTCGGTGTACAAGTGGATCAACCTCTACGGTATGAACGAGATCAAAGGAAAGAAGGTACTGG
- a CDS encoding glycosyl hydrolase family 17 — translation MTKFPSFLPFLLLIAALISACASNQAHKGNSYTPAEVRSALESGQAVERSVPFIDREFSPWMNGRWIGQAVSYGCYRDGQAPGVSGPNKAEILEDLEIIVKHWNLIRVYNADDDTQRILEVISENGLPLQMMLGIWLENEENNPAARKSNIENVLRGIELANGYPDIVTAVNVGNETQVFWSGHKLDTASLIRYIRAVRTHTKVPVTTADDYNYWNKAESAQVADEIDFMVTHIYPLWNGKTLENAIKLLDETFDDVKQLHPRKTLVLGEIGWATNYNPDKKGDGEQGTLIKGEVGIKAQETFLLELDQWVRNNQITTFLFEVFDEPWKGGGEDSGPNEIEKNWGVFYQDRTPKTSFINYLSKQENKDEDQFLRRREK, via the coding sequence ATGACGAAGTTTCCTTCATTTCTCCCTTTCCTACTTCTCATCGCGGCTTTGATCTCAGCTTGCGCAAGCAATCAAGCGCATAAAGGAAACAGCTACACCCCTGCTGAAGTGAGAAGCGCACTCGAATCAGGACAGGCGGTTGAAAGATCGGTCCCTTTTATAGATAGGGAGTTTAGCCCTTGGATGAATGGCCGCTGGATCGGACAGGCTGTTTCCTACGGTTGTTACAGGGATGGTCAAGCCCCCGGAGTTTCAGGGCCTAACAAGGCAGAGATTCTGGAAGATCTGGAAATCATTGTCAAACACTGGAACCTTATCCGGGTGTACAACGCCGATGACGACACCCAGAGGATTCTTGAGGTGATAAGTGAAAATGGCCTTCCTCTTCAAATGATGTTGGGTATCTGGCTGGAAAACGAGGAGAACAACCCTGCAGCCAGGAAATCGAACATCGAAAACGTACTGCGCGGCATAGAGCTTGCCAATGGATATCCAGACATAGTCACGGCGGTGAATGTTGGCAATGAGACCCAGGTATTCTGGTCCGGGCATAAACTCGATACCGCCAGCTTGATCAGATACATCCGCGCCGTCCGCACTCACACTAAAGTTCCAGTGACCACGGCTGACGACTACAACTATTGGAATAAAGCTGAAAGCGCACAAGTGGCGGATGAAATTGATTTCATGGTCACCCATATCTATCCCCTTTGGAATGGCAAAACGCTGGAAAATGCGATTAAGTTGCTGGATGAAACTTTCGATGATGTCAAACAGCTACATCCCCGAAAAACGCTGGTTCTCGGAGAAATCGGCTGGGCAACCAATTATAATCCGGATAAAAAGGGTGATGGCGAACAGGGAACCCTGATAAAAGGAGAGGTGGGAATCAAGGCCCAGGAAACGTTTTTGCTGGAGCTGGACCAATGGGTGCGAAACAACCAGATCACGACCTTTCTGTTTGAAGTCTTTGACGAACCCTGGAAAGGCGGCGGAGAGGATTCCGGTCCAAATGAGATCGAGAAGAACTGGGGTGTATTTTATCAGGATAGAACCCCCAAAACATCATTTATCAATTACCTAAGCAAACAAGAAAACAAAGATGAAGATCAATTCCTCAGAAGGAGAGAAAAATGA
- a CDS encoding glycosyl hydrolase, translating to MFGKRLPKQLFPVLALVLLLGGSWGYATTADYGIESTSEILLTSAAGDKLAVQENVTFGGGPVQGTVLRVFPDLVKQTIDGIGTSFTESSAFVLAHLDKEKRWEVMENIYGMTGANFSLARTHIGSCDFTVKGKYSYADVPGDFELNSFSIAPDKEGFDPDVFPGIKDTAYDLLPMIKEALAIKSRQSDREMRIVSSAWTAPAWMKDIETWYIPGSPENNWQGTGGSLKQVYVPVYADYIVKYLDAYLTEGVKIWGLTPVNEPHGNNGQWESMNFSPESQNEFIKNHLGPKLQSSAHADARLLIYDQNRDGLEHWTDVIYADPETGPFLYGAAVHWYESTFKVYEDTFDRVHDKYPDMAIMHTEGCIDDLGKDAPGGVTDPLGFKESNWFGNDEFWWSKTATDWAYSVTWEGVAVEDHPMYTPVHRYARNIIVSLDHWVTGWIDWNIVLDRFGGPNHVGNFCGAPLMIDTESQYVYYTPVYYVLSQFSRTIRPGDKAVQTDLSRAGLGEDDLHACATLNNSGMLSVQLLNTTEQPIVYQLEIGPDNAVLEIAANSVQTVRVQLSKEQ from the coding sequence ATGTTTGGAAAAAGATTGCCAAAGCAGTTGTTTCCAGTACTGGCCTTGGTCTTGCTCCTGGGTGGTTCATGGGGATACGCGACCACAGCCGATTATGGGATTGAATCCACTTCCGAGATCCTGTTGACCTCGGCTGCGGGCGACAAGCTGGCCGTGCAGGAAAATGTCACCTTTGGCGGAGGGCCGGTTCAAGGTACGGTCCTCCGCGTTTTTCCTGATCTCGTGAAGCAAACCATCGACGGCATCGGAACTTCCTTCACTGAGTCTTCAGCTTTCGTGCTGGCCCATCTGGACAAAGAGAAAAGATGGGAGGTAATGGAAAACATCTACGGCATGACGGGAGCGAACTTTTCCTTGGCCCGCACTCATATCGGGTCCTGTGATTTCACTGTAAAAGGAAAGTACTCCTATGCTGATGTTCCCGGCGACTTCGAACTGAACAGCTTTAGCATCGCTCCGGATAAGGAGGGCTTTGATCCCGATGTATTTCCGGGGATCAAGGATACTGCCTACGATCTGCTGCCGATGATCAAAGAAGCTCTGGCCATCAAGAGTCGGCAAAGCGATAGGGAAATGAGGATCGTTTCTTCGGCCTGGACCGCTCCGGCCTGGATGAAGGATATCGAAACCTGGTACATTCCCGGGTCACCTGAAAATAACTGGCAGGGCACCGGGGGTTCCCTGAAGCAAGTATATGTTCCCGTTTATGCTGACTATATCGTCAAATATCTTGATGCATACCTTACAGAAGGCGTGAAAATCTGGGGATTGACCCCGGTCAATGAGCCACACGGCAACAACGGACAATGGGAAAGCATGAACTTCAGCCCGGAATCACAGAACGAGTTCATCAAAAATCACCTGGGGCCAAAGCTGCAATCCAGCGCGCATGCGGACGCCAGGCTGCTGATCTACGATCAGAACCGGGATGGTTTGGAGCACTGGACGGATGTTATCTATGCGGATCCGGAAACGGGTCCCTTTTTGTATGGCGCGGCAGTTCACTGGTATGAAAGCACTTTCAAAGTGTATGAAGATACCTTCGACCGGGTTCATGACAAGTACCCTGACATGGCCATCATGCACACCGAGGGTTGCATCGACGATCTGGGCAAAGACGCGCCCGGTGGAGTAACTGACCCGCTTGGCTTCAAAGAATCAAATTGGTTTGGCAACGATGAATTCTGGTGGAGTAAAACTGCTACCGATTGGGCTTATTCTGTTACCTGGGAAGGTGTGGCCGTGGAAGATCATCCCATGTATACCCCCGTGCACAGATATGCCCGCAATATCATCGTCAGCCTTGATCATTGGGTAACCGGCTGGATCGACTGGAACATTGTTCTGGACCGGTTTGGCGGCCCCAACCACGTCGGAAATTTCTGCGGAGCTCCGCTCATGATCGACACGGAGTCCCAATACGTTTATTATACGCCAGTGTATTATGTCCTCTCCCAGTTCAGCCGCACGATTCGTCCCGGCGACAAAGCCGTGCAGACAGATCTGAGTAGGGCTGGGCTTGGTGAAGACGATCTGCATGCCTGCGCCACGCTGAACAATTCAGGTATGTTAAGCGTCCAACTCTTGAACACCACCGAACAGCCGATTGTCTACCAACTCGAGATCGGCCCCGATAACGCGGTTTTGGAGATAGCGGCAAACTCGGTTCAAACGGTCCGGGTCCAATTGTCAAAGGAACAATGA
- a CDS encoding cadherin-like beta sandwich domain-containing protein, translated as MRANKLFLLVIFMMAFTAIMFAQYITVDFEPGGLGADWNWVVGENGANPPLTFPANPVMGGINTTPTVAQFTALDAGMDWALCFTDDIETFQFNASNALVKIMVYKPVISPVAVKFEGGSAPLELQVTNTLVNQWEELTFDFSAVIGNTYSRIVIIPDFAPRNQDNIIYFDNIRIPEGNMAPPTEPTVAAPTPTVDPANVISLFSNAYTNVPVDTWSAGWDMADVADVQIAGNDTKLYTNLVYAGIEFTSQTINATAMTHFHMDIWTPDPTALPAAFRIKLVDFGANGVWGGGDDVEHELSFNADSIPPLVSENWISFDIPLANFINLTTTGHLAQLIISGDPNTVYVDNVYFYDSGAAGSDATLSDLRVDNVTIPGFSPATFNYTYQVTGARTPVVSATKNDPNATMVITQATAVPGTATVVVTAEDGITSLTYTVNFVTQTAPVDAPPVPTHEPEDVISIYSDAYANLPGTNFNPYWGQQTIVTVDVVIAGNNTLLYQNLNYQGTEYTPQDVSAYEYLHVDFWTVNSTDLGIYLISPGAETEYVFTIVPGTWVSVDIPLSYFVPPVNLANVFQFKVEGNGDIWFDNLYFWKNPTAQGTDATLSDLQVDGATLAGFTPLTEGYNYGLLEGTVIVPQITSVTTTDPNATYVITQASGIPGTASVLVTAQNGINTKTYTVAFAITYPNSVPPVPTHNPANVISLFSDAYTDVVVDTWLTPWSQGVYEEVVVAGNPVKKYTLVNFVGIETVGPNLIDVSGMTHVHLDLWTPDANNFRFKLVDWGADGAWSGGDDTEHELMFETPETGSWISYDIPLSAFTGLNITGNMAQYILSKDPLGTMYIDNFYFYAMGLDIPANVTITETANTVTVTWDPVAGATSYTVYASQDPFGTYAPVADGTYNGTSWSSSVTEPARFYYVTANAN; from the coding sequence ATGAGAGCTAACAAACTGTTTTTGCTGGTGATTTTCATGATGGCGTTCACAGCCATTATGTTTGCACAATACATCACAGTTGATTTTGAGCCAGGCGGCCTGGGAGCCGACTGGAATTGGGTGGTGGGAGAAAACGGAGCCAACCCTCCGCTAACCTTTCCTGCCAACCCTGTAATGGGCGGAATCAACACTACGCCGACGGTAGCCCAATTCACTGCCCTGGATGCAGGGATGGATTGGGCCCTGTGTTTTACCGACGATATCGAAACCTTCCAGTTCAACGCGTCCAACGCCTTGGTAAAGATCATGGTCTACAAACCTGTGATCAGCCCAGTGGCGGTAAAATTTGAGGGTGGCAGCGCACCACTGGAACTACAAGTTACAAATACCCTGGTAAATCAATGGGAAGAACTAACCTTTGATTTTTCAGCTGTCATTGGGAATACTTACAGCAGGATCGTGATCATACCGGATTTCGCGCCCAGAAACCAGGATAACATCATCTACTTCGACAACATCCGCATCCCTGAGGGAAACATGGCTCCTCCAACGGAACCGACCGTGGCAGCGCCAACCCCAACCGTGGATCCCGCGAACGTGATCTCCCTGTTCAGCAACGCCTATACCAATGTTCCCGTGGACACCTGGTCTGCTGGTTGGGACATGGCGGATGTTGCTGATGTCCAGATCGCGGGCAATGACACCAAGCTCTATACCAATCTGGTTTATGCAGGGATCGAATTCACCTCCCAGACCATCAACGCCACAGCCATGACCCATTTCCACATGGACATCTGGACCCCGGATCCCACTGCCCTGCCGGCGGCCTTCAGGATCAAACTGGTTGATTTTGGGGCCAATGGAGTCTGGGGAGGCGGAGATGATGTTGAGCATGAGCTTAGCTTCAATGCCGATTCAATCCCGCCCCTGGTGAGCGAAAACTGGATTAGTTTCGACATCCCCCTGGCGAATTTCATCAACCTGACGACCACCGGACATTTGGCCCAATTGATCATTTCCGGCGACCCCAACACCGTGTATGTGGACAATGTCTATTTTTATGATTCCGGAGCAGCCGGCAGTGACGCCACTCTAAGTGATCTGCGGGTCGACAATGTCACGATCCCGGGATTTTCCCCGGCTACCTTCAATTACACTTACCAGGTTACAGGGGCCAGAACGCCGGTCGTCTCGGCCACGAAAAACGATCCCAACGCCACCATGGTGATCACCCAGGCCACGGCAGTTCCAGGAACCGCAACAGTCGTGGTGACCGCTGAGGATGGAATCACCTCCCTGACCTATACGGTTAACTTTGTTACCCAAACCGCTCCTGTTGACGCTCCACCCGTTCCAACCCACGAACCTGAGGATGTCATATCCATCTACAGCGATGCCTACGCCAATCTGCCAGGCACCAATTTCAACCCCTATTGGGGCCAACAGACAATTGTCACCGTTGACGTTGTGATAGCGGGCAACAACACTCTGCTTTATCAAAACCTCAACTACCAGGGAACGGAATACACTCCTCAGGATGTTTCGGCCTACGAATATCTGCACGTGGATTTCTGGACCGTCAATTCCACCGACCTGGGCATCTATCTGATCAGCCCCGGCGCTGAGACGGAGTATGTGTTCACGATCGTTCCCGGCACTTGGGTCAGCGTGGATATTCCCCTTTCCTACTTTGTTCCTCCGGTCAACCTGGCCAATGTCTTCCAATTCAAGGTGGAAGGGAACGGGGATATATGGTTTGACAACCTCTACTTCTGGAAAAACCCCACTGCTCAGGGCACGGACGCCACTCTGAGCGATCTGCAGGTCGATGGAGCCACGCTAGCCGGCTTCACGCCCCTGACCGAGGGCTACAATTACGGCCTGCTCGAAGGAACCGTGATCGTTCCCCAGATCACCTCAGTCACTACCACCGATCCCAATGCCACCTACGTTATCACCCAGGCTTCCGGCATTCCCGGAACCGCCTCCGTGCTGGTGACAGCCCAGAATGGAATTAACACCAAAACCTACACAGTGGCCTTTGCGATCACCTATCCCAATTCCGTGCCGCCCGTTCCGACGCATAACCCCGCTAACGTCATTTCCCTGTTCAGCGACGCCTACACCGATGTAGTTGTCGATACCTGGCTGACCCCCTGGTCGCAGGGAGTTTATGAAGAGGTTGTGGTCGCGGGAAATCCGGTCAAGAAGTACACCCTGGTGAACTTTGTCGGGATCGAAACAGTGGGACCGAATCTGATCGATGTTTCCGGCATGACCCACGTGCATCTGGACCTCTGGACACCCGATGCCAACAACTTCAGGTTCAAGCTGGTGGATTGGGGTGCCGACGGCGCCTGGAGCGGTGGTGATGACACGGAACATGAGTTGATGTTTGAAACTCCCGAAACGGGATCTTGGATCTCCTACGACATCCCCCTGTCAGCTTTCACCGGTCTGAACATCACTGGAAACATGGCGCAGTACATCCTGTCCAAAGACCCTCTGGGCACCATGTATATCGATAACTTCTATTTCTACGCCATGGGACTCGACATACCCGCGAATGTCACCATAACCGAGACCGCGAATACGGTGACGGTCACCTGGGACCCCGTTGCCGGCGCGACTTCCTATACGGTGTATGCCTCGCAAGATCCCTTCGGGACCTATGCTCCGGTTGCTGACGGAACCTACAACGGGACCAGTTGGTCCTCTTCTGTCACTGAACCGGCCAGATTCTACTATGTGACGGCAAATGCCAATTAG
- a CDS encoding T9SS type A sorting domain-containing protein — protein sequence MRNSIMLCATVIIIAMSSVLFAQNAPINFEAGGQGANWTWTVFENGTNPPVQIMANPDASGINTSSTVAQFTALVAGQPWAGCESQHGSDIGTFTFNASNCTVKIMVHKPVISDVGIKFVSASSASSGEIKVPNTLINQWEELTFDFSSRIGETNDQIVIFPDFDLAGRVTDNVVYFDNITFSAQIEIPAPAEAAPDPIHDPAYVISLFSNAYTNVPVDTWSAPWDMADVADIQIDGNDTKLYTNLVYAGIEFTSQTIDATDMTHFHMDIWTPDPTALPAVFKIKLVDFGAGGVWGGGDDVEHELTFDANTTPALTSEAWIGFDIPLADFTGLTTTGHLAQLIISGDPNTVYVDNVYFHSGIVDISDNISVPNPSVLGNSYPNPFKPATTISYSIQKSAHVTLKIYDSRGRLVDTLVEGEMAANSYQQVWNAGNLPSGVYFYRLTVDDQAIDTKRMVLLK from the coding sequence ATGAGAAATTCAATCATGCTTTGCGCCACAGTGATCATCATTGCGATGAGCTCTGTGCTATTCGCACAAAACGCGCCGATCAATTTTGAGGCTGGCGGCCAGGGAGCCAACTGGACTTGGACCGTGTTTGAAAATGGCACCAATCCTCCGGTGCAGATCATGGCCAATCCTGATGCCTCCGGGATCAACACCTCATCCACGGTGGCCCAGTTCACGGCTTTGGTGGCCGGGCAACCTTGGGCGGGCTGTGAATCCCAGCACGGATCTGACATTGGGACCTTTACCTTTAATGCCTCCAACTGCACCGTCAAGATCATGGTCCACAAACCCGTTATCAGTGACGTGGGGATCAAGTTCGTATCCGCAAGTTCCGCTTCCTCCGGCGAGATCAAGGTCCCCAATACTCTGATCAATCAATGGGAGGAACTAACTTTCGATTTTTCCAGCCGGATAGGTGAAACCAACGATCAGATCGTTATCTTCCCGGATTTCGACCTTGCCGGCAGAGTTACCGATAACGTGGTCTATTTCGATAACATCACCTTTTCCGCGCAAATTGAGATACCGGCACCCGCTGAGGCCGCTCCGGATCCCATCCATGATCCGGCATACGTGATCTCCCTGTTCAGCAATGCCTATACAAATGTACCTGTCGATACCTGGTCCGCTCCTTGGGACATGGCGGATGTGGCTGATATCCAAATTGACGGGAATGACACCAAGCTCTATACCAATCTAGTCTACGCTGGGATCGAATTCACCTCGCAGACCATTGATGCCACTGACATGACCCATTTCCATATGGACATCTGGACCCCCGATCCAACAGCGTTACCGGCTGTGTTCAAGATCAAACTGGTTGATTTTGGCGCAGGCGGAGTCTGGGGTGGAGGAGATGACGTTGAGCATGAACTGACTTTCGATGCCAACACAACTCCGGCCCTGACAAGCGAAGCCTGGATAGGTTTCGACATTCCCCTGGCTGATTTCACTGGCCTTACGACCACCGGACACCTGGCCCAGTTGATCATCTCAGGTGATCCCAATACGGTCTATGTGGACAACGTGTATTTCCACAGCGGTATAGTTGATATCAGTGATAACATCTCCGTACCGAATCCTTCGGTGCTGGGCAATAGCTATCCCAATCCCTTCAAACCAGCCACCACGATCAGCTATTCGATCCAAAAATCTGCTCATGTCACTCTGAAGATCTATGACAGCAGGGGACGTCTGGTTGACACATTGGTGGAAGGAGAGATGGCGGCCAATTCCTACCAACAGGTCTGGAATGCTGGAAACCTTCCCTCCGGCGTATATTTCTATCGTTTGACAGTGGATGATCAAGCAATCGACACCAAGCGCATGGTGCTGCTGAAATAA